The stretch of DNA GATCATCGCCTTTGTCAGCTGTTATGAGGGGTTTAACGTTAAAGGCGGGGCTGAGGGCGTGGGTAAGGCTACCACGCAGTCAGTGGTTGTTTCTTTTATACTGATCATCGCCTGCGACTGTTTCTTTACCGCGCTGTTCTATTTTATTTTTCCTTAAAAATGGTTGAAATCCAGGGTTTGTATAAATCGTTTAATTCGCATCAGGTGCTCAACGACTTGAATCTTTTTATCAAGAAAGGCACGACGCTGGTAGTTATCGGCCGCTCCGGATGCGGTAAGAGCGTTATGCTCAAGCATATGATCGGGGTTTTAAGGCCGGATAGCGGGCGGGTATTCGTTGACGGGCAGAATATCTGGGATCTTAAGCGCCGGGATATGGAGCGGTTGAGGAAACGGATGAATATGGTCTTTCAGGGCGGGGCATTGTTCGATTCTTTGACCGTGGGCGAGAACGTGGGATTCGAGCTGATTGAAGAAGGCAGGCTGGGCGAGGCTGAACTTAGGCGTCGGGTCAAAGAGTCTCTGGGAATGGTTGATCTTTCCGGGATCGAAGGCCTTATGCCTTCGGAATTAAGCGGCGGAATGCGCAAGCGCGTGTCCCTGGCCCGGGCGATCTGCACTAAACCCGAGCTTTTGCTTTACGATGAGCCCACTACCGGGGTTGATCCGATCACCGCGGACAGCATCAACGAATTGATCCGCAGTCTTCATGATAAATTAAATGTTACTTCCATAGTGGTCACCCACGATATGAAAAGCGCTTATAAGATAGCGGACCGGATCGCCATGCTTTATCAGGGCAGGATCATCGCCGAAGGGACACCTTCGCAGATCCAGAATACCGATAACCCGGTAGTCAGCCAGTTCATCAACGGTTTGGCCCGCGGGCCGATAACTGAATCCACCGACAATTAATATAAACGGAGGTTTGCAATGACATTCGGGGCCAGCAAATTAGAATTAAAAGTAGGGGCGTTTGTTTTTATCGGCTTGATCGTGCTTTCTGTTTTTGTGTTATTGGTGGGGGATTTCAAGACTATGCTTTCAACCCAAAAGATAAATTTCGTTTTTAATTTCATAAACGGGGTGAAGAACGGCGCGCCTATCAGGTACGCCGGCGTAGATATCGGCGAGGTAAAGAAGATAGGCCTTTTCTATTCCCCGGAAGAAAAGAAGGAGAAGGTCGTGGTGTCCGGAGTGGTTAAGAAAGGCGTGCGTATCCCGGTGGATTCGAGCATCTGGGTCAATACCCTTGGCCTTCTGGGAGAGAAATATATCGATATTATGCCCGGCAAGGATTATGATAATTTCATCAAAGAAGGGCAGACATTGGCGGGGATCGATCCGTTCGCCATGCATGAGTTTGGCGAATTGGCTAAAAATATCGCCAAGAAGCTTGATGACAGCATCGTAGAGGTGCAGGAGTTGGCAGGCTCGGTCAGCTCGTTGGCCAGGAACCTTGATGACGGCATTTCCAAGGTCAAGAACGCCGAAGGGACGATCGGAAAGCTGCTGTACGACGATTCACTGTACAATGACCTGAGCGATATGGTCGCGGATATCAAGAGGAATCCCTGGAAATTGTTCTGGAAGAGCAAGGAAAAGCCGGCGCCGAAGAAGGAACCCGTTAAGAAATAAAACGTATTTTTAAGGGTAAGGAATGAAGATAAAATCAGTATTCAGTTGCCAGAATTGCGGGTGCCAGTCGGCAAAATGGCTGGGGAAATGCCCGGATTGCAATAGCTGGAATTCATTTGTCGAAGAGGACTACGCCGAAACTTCCTCTAAGCCCAAAGAGAGGAGCGCGTTATATAAAGATTCGCCGGTCCTCTTAAAAGATATCCGGATAAAAGACGCCAACCGCATACCTACGGATATAGGCGAATTGGACCGTGTGTTAGGCGGAGGGATTGTGCTGGGTTCGGTGGTATTGGTTGGAGGAGATCCGGGTATAGGCAAATCCACCATTGCCTTGCAGATATCCAACCAGCTCGCCAGAAAAGGCAGGACTGTTCTTTATATAAGCGGCGAAGAATCAATATCCCAGACAAAACTGCGGGCGCAGAGGCTTGCCGCTGGCACGGATAATGATAAAGGCAGCCTTTATATCGTCAACCAGACGGATCTTTCCCTGATCAGCGAATATATCCGCAAGCTTAAACCGGACCTGGTGATTGTTGATTCTATCCAAGTGTTATTCGAGCCGTCGATAAGTTCTTCCCCTGGAAGCGTAAGCCAGGTCAGGGAATGCGCCGGCATACTTACCCAATTGGCTAAAACTTCCGGCACATCGGTATTCATTATCGGCCATGTGACCAAGGAAGGGACGATCGCCGGCCCCAGGGTCCTTGAGCATATAGTGGATACGGTTTTGTATTTCGAGGGGGACAGGTTCTCGACCTATAGGATACTGCGCGCGGTAAAGAATCGTTTTGGCTCGACCAATGAGATCGGCGTTTTCGAAATGAGCCCCGCGGGATTAAAAGAAGTGTCTAATCCTTCGGAGATATTTTTGTCCGAGCGGCCGCATGGCGTCTCAGGCTCTGTGGTAGTATCGGTGTTGGAAGGCTCGCGCCCCATACTGGTGGAGATCCAGGCTTTAGTCAGCAAATCCGGATTTGGTTATGCCAGGCGCAGGGCGGAGGGGTTTGATTATAACCGTTTAAGTCTTTTAGTTGCCGTCCTGGAAAAGAGGATCGGCCTGTCTTTGGAGGCCCAGGATATATTCGTCAACGTTGCCGGAGGTATAAAAGTAGAAGACCCGTCGGCTGATCTGGCGGTGGCTATGGCGGTAAATTCCGCTTTTCGGGAAGAGCCGGTAATGGCGGATATGCTGGTTTTAGGCGAGATCGGTTTAAGCGGGGAGATCCGCAGCATAAATCAGCCTCTTTTAAGGATCAACGAAGCGGAGAAACTGGGATTCAAGCATTGTATGCTGCCTGCAAACAGTTGTAAGAACCTCGGGCATAAGCCCAAGAAAATAGAGTTGGTCCCGGTCGGGACTCTGAGGCAGGCTTTGGATATAGCAAAAGGGAGGCAATGAGATGAACTTATTATCTTTACGTATTCTTTTCTTCATACTAAGCGCGGTTATAGGTTATCAGAGTATGCATCCTGCTGTTGTCGGAGGGTTGATCGGCGCAGGGGTGAGTTTGGTTATTATCCTACTGGAAATAGGGATGCGCAAGGTATCTGTGCGCGGACTTTCCAGCGTGGTTTTCGGGCTTATCCTGGGTTTGATAATGTCCAAACTGGTGGGCGACGCCTTCAGCATAATCCCGTTGACGCCGGAGAGCCTGGCGATAAGCCGGATGGTTCTGACCGTGATCTTTTGTTATTTCGGCATGGTCATCGGCCTGCGCGGAAAAGACGAGTTCAACGTGATCATCCCGTATGTCCGGCTGCGCCGGCAGGATCAGGCTGAGTCCTTGACCGTGGTCGATACCAGCGCGATTATTGACGGCAGGATACAGGATATCCTTAAGACGAAATTCCTGGAAGGCAAACTGGTCATTCCCAGGTTTGTGCTGAAAGAACTGCAGCAGATCGCTGATTCAACTGATCCGATAAAACGCCAGCGCGGCCGCCGCGGCTTGGAGATATTGAACGCTATCCAGAAGGAAGCGGGCGGAAGTTTAAGCTTGAATGAAGATGATTTTCCGGAAGTAAAAGAGGTGGACGCCAAGCTGGTAAAGCTGGCCCAGCTTCTGGAAGGCAAGATAATGACCGTGGATTTTAATCTTAACCACGTGGCCAACCTGCAGGGGGTA from Candidatus Omnitrophota bacterium encodes:
- a CDS encoding ABC transporter ATP-binding protein, which codes for MVEIQGLYKSFNSHQVLNDLNLFIKKGTTLVVIGRSGCGKSVMLKHMIGVLRPDSGRVFVDGQNIWDLKRRDMERLRKRMNMVFQGGALFDSLTVGENVGFELIEEGRLGEAELRRRVKESLGMVDLSGIEGLMPSELSGGMRKRVSLARAICTKPELLLYDEPTTGVDPITADSINELIRSLHDKLNVTSIVVTHDMKSAYKIADRIAMLYQGRIIAEGTPSQIQNTDNPVVSQFINGLARGPITESTDN
- a CDS encoding MlaD family protein; this encodes MTFGASKLELKVGAFVFIGLIVLSVFVLLVGDFKTMLSTQKINFVFNFINGVKNGAPIRYAGVDIGEVKKIGLFYSPEEKKEKVVVSGVVKKGVRIPVDSSIWVNTLGLLGEKYIDIMPGKDYDNFIKEGQTLAGIDPFAMHEFGELAKNIAKKLDDSIVEVQELAGSVSSLARNLDDGISKVKNAEGTIGKLLYDDSLYNDLSDMVADIKRNPWKLFWKSKEKPAPKKEPVKK
- the radA gene encoding DNA repair protein RadA; this translates as MKIKSVFSCQNCGCQSAKWLGKCPDCNSWNSFVEEDYAETSSKPKERSALYKDSPVLLKDIRIKDANRIPTDIGELDRVLGGGIVLGSVVLVGGDPGIGKSTIALQISNQLARKGRTVLYISGEESISQTKLRAQRLAAGTDNDKGSLYIVNQTDLSLISEYIRKLKPDLVIVDSIQVLFEPSISSSPGSVSQVRECAGILTQLAKTSGTSVFIIGHVTKEGTIAGPRVLEHIVDTVLYFEGDRFSTYRILRAVKNRFGSTNEIGVFEMSPAGLKEVSNPSEIFLSERPHGVSGSVVVSVLEGSRPILVEIQALVSKSGFGYARRRAEGFDYNRLSLLVAVLEKRIGLSLEAQDIFVNVAGGIKVEDPSADLAVAMAVNSAFREEPVMADMLVLGEIGLSGEIRSINQPLLRINEAEKLGFKHCMLPANSCKNLGHKPKKIELVPVGTLRQALDIAKGRQ
- a CDS encoding PIN domain nuclease translates to MNLLSLRILFFILSAVIGYQSMHPAVVGGLIGAGVSLVIILLEIGMRKVSVRGLSSVVFGLILGLIMSKLVGDAFSIIPLTPESLAISRMVLTVIFCYFGMVIGLRGKDEFNVIIPYVRLRRQDQAESLTVVDTSAIIDGRIQDILKTKFLEGKLVIPRFVLKELQQIADSTDPIKRQRGRRGLEILNAIQKEAGGSLSLNEDDFPEVKEVDAKLVKLAQLLEGKIMTVDFNLNHVANLQGVKVLNINELANALKPVVFPGENMQIKLLKEGKEYNQAVGYLDDGTMVVVEDARRLIGQEVKVVVTSVLQTPAGRMIFTKIVK